In Acidisarcina polymorpha, the DNA window GTCACCAGCTACAACACCCACCAGGACCTTGGCACAGCCAGCATCATCCCGCTGCCCGGCGTCGACACACTGGCGGATTGGACGAATCAGGTCTACCTGAACAACCATTGGGATCTGACACGGAACATCAAAACCGCCGCCGGTGGAGATCCGCATCTGAAGGCGGTCGCTCTCCCGAAAAAGATCGGTGACCCGTCGCTCATCAAGCACGTGTTCCTGATCATTCGTGAAAACCGCACCTACGATCAAATCCTCGGCGACGTTATCGGCGGCAATGGCGATCCCTCACTGGCCGTCTTCGGCGCCGGCGTCACCCCCAACGCGCACGCGCTGGTGGAGCGCTTCCCGCTCCTCGACAACTTCTACGACCCCAGCCGCCAGTCGGCCGACGGTCATAACTGGATCGTCCAGGCCATGGCGCCTTATTCTGACGACATCCAGTCGCCGGACTGGGTCCGCGATTATCCTTCGAATGGCGGTGACGCGATTGCCTACCAGAAGAAGGGTCACATCTGGGACCAGGCCGTCAAAGCCGGCATCCGCTTCAAGAACTTCGGCGAATACATCGAGTGGAACTCGTTCGTCGTTCCCGGTTGCACCCCGATTCCGAACTTCAGCGGAAGCTGCCATCCGACCTGGAGCCATTTCTACGCCGACACCCAGGCGTATGAATCCAAGACGGAGCCTCAGCTGAAGTACTACCGCTCGGTCCAGTCCCACTCCCCGCTTCCGAACCTCATCAACAACACAGATAGGAAATATCCTCAGTTCGACTTGGACATTCCCGACCAGTACCGCGTGGATGTCTGGAAGCAGAACTTCGAAGAAGATGTCAAAGCCGGAACTGTGCCCCAGTTGAGCATTATGTGGATCAGCTCCGATCACACCGGCGGCCCGCCGACGGCCGTCGCCATGCAGGCGGACAACGACCTTGCCGTTGGCCGCTTCGTCGACATCATCAGCCACAGCCCGGTATGGGATTCTTCGGCGATCTTTATCGAAGAAGATGACGCGCAGGATGGCGTCGACCATGTCGATGGCCACCGCAGCCCGGGATACGTTATCAGCCCCTACGTCCGTCAGGGCGGCGTGGTTGACTCCACCTACTACACCCAGGTCAACATGACCCGAACCATCGAGCAGATCCTTGGACTGACCCCGATGAACCAGTTCGACCTTGTGGCTTCGCCGATGAGGACGCTCTTCGTCGACGATCCGCCCGCCGATAACTTCAAACCATGGTCGCATGTGCCGAATCTGATTCCGTTGGATCAGGGCGTCAACCAGACGACGGCATCGCTCAAGGACGAAAGCCCCGCGGTCAAGGCTTTGAGGGTAGGTTGGATGAAGAAGAAGGCGCAGGTCTTCGCCGGCAAACACACCAAGCCGGACTCCGAAGACTCGGACACTGTGAATCACCTCAACTGGTATGAGGCCACCGGATTCACCCGGCCCTATCCAGGCGAGGCGAAGGTTCGTCCCGCCAGCGACTTCAAGCACCGTAAGGCGCCTGAAGCTGGAGCCGACCTGGACGACTAACTTCCTCCTGACTCGAACGGCCCTCTCTCTAACTGGGAGAGGGCCTTTTTTTTCTCCTCAAGAATCCCCTTCTTCCTCGCCAGGCCCCCAGTCCCACCCCCGCTCCGAGTCGACGCAATTGTCCAGTTGTGTGAGCGCATCGTCCGTGAACGGACATCAGCCTGAATAGGTCAGGAGGCAGACATCGAAGTCTGTCGCTGCCGCCGTCCTTCCTTGCTGGGCTTCTCTCCCCGAATCGAATCCACAAGGAATGGTCATCGACTTGCCTTGTAGGCACTCGAGTTCTCAGTTGCGGATTCCAGGGGAAGGGTCCTGCGGGACATTCGTTGCCTAGAGGAGGACGTCGTCATGAAGCGTGGTCTTCAATTATTGCTGATCGTATGCTTGGCAGCTGGCAGGTCGTGGGCAGTCAGTGACCCCTTTGTGGGCAAGTGGAAGCTGGATCCGTCCAGGAGCAAGGTCACCGACCTCATGAGAGTCGCCATAGCCGGGGCCAATAAATATAACCTCATCTTCAACAGTGGCGGGGTTGAGACAGTGCTAGCGGACGGAACCGACCAGCCCGGGCTCTTCGGAACTACTGTGTCCATCACGGTTGCAGGACCCAATAATTGGACGGTAGTTCGCAAAAAGAATGGCCGCACACTCCTCATGGGAAATTGGAAGCTTTCAGAAGACGGCAAAACCCTCACCGATGCCTTCACTTCGGGCCAACCCAGCGGGTCGATGTCCACGGTGAACTATGTCTACATCCGAACGGCTGGCAACTCAGGTTTCCCGGGCTCCTGGGACAGCCATAGCGAATCGGTGCACTCTGCCTTTGAGCTTCAGATCCAACCCTACGAAGGCACTGGTCTTTCATTCATCAACGCCAGCGAAGCGTCGACGAAAAGCATGAAGTTCGATGGGAAAGACTATCCGCGTCAGGGCAAGTATGTGGCCCCGGAGTCGGTGTCGTCCGGACGCCGGGTGAACGACCGCACCCTGGAGCTGATCGACAAAATAAAAGGCAGGATCGCTGACACCCAGCGAATCGAGCTCTCTCCCGATCTCAAAATGTTGACCGTAACCATGCAGCCGTCCGGTCAAAGCAAGCCCAACATCTTTGTGTTCGATCGGGAATAAGGGCACGGAGCCGCGGCCCAATTTTAGATCGGCGCTTCACCGTCAACCCACTCCCGGAGCACGGCAGCTTGCGTCCGTCCTTCGCCAGAGCAGCGAAAACGTTCCACGAACAGAGTGAATGCAACGAAGAGCCGCTATGGCGCGCCTCCTCTTCCACCCAACGGCATCCACGTTCGCATAAGAGAGAAGCCGGAGACCACGTCGCGCAGTTAGAGATACATTAGGCGCGCCTGGGCCACATGCTCCGGAGCAGCCATTGCTGCCGCCTGCTGCGCGCAAGACGGACCTCCACGACTAAATGGCAGCGGCAGGTTACCCCCTTTTCATTCCCCACAACAGGAAGTCCTTGCGTGCAAGTGCAGCCCATCGCAAGCTGCAGGAGCCAAGCCGGGCTTGCTTTCGCATGCGTTCCCCCCGCGCACAGCGTTAGTACCTTCGTAATCCCCTCTGCAAGATAGCCACCGCAAGAAGGTAAGGTGCCCGCATCAATACTAGGCAATGGGACGACGCCAAACGCCACCAGTAAGAACTCACAAGGATATTTGGCGAATGACTAACAAATAGGGCCCGCTCCCTCTCGGCTAAGCTCATCGCGGCTAACTCTAAGCTTTTGGCGTAAGTTGCAGCTCTTATTGTGAGCGCTGCGTGGAAGTGCCACGCGCGATAACAGTCCCAAAATAGAAGGTGGTTACATACCATGTCACGTCATACATACATATCTTATTTTCTTAGAACGTCACTAAGATCTATCTTGCTTATCACCATGGTAACTGCGGTAGGATCGGCGTATTGCCAGGGCCAGCAATCCATTCAAATTACCGCGACGAATTCGGATGGATCCAATACTGGGAGTGCCCGTCTCAATACGCCGGTCAGCCTCACGGCGCAAGTTTCTGCGGGACCCGATCAAGTGGTTAATTGGAGTCTCACCGGAGAAGGAAGTGTCTCCGCTTTAACAAACAATACCGCAAAATACACGCCGCCGCTGACTATGCCATCGAGCCGGAGCGTCACCATAAAGGCCTATCTGCACGCAGCGCCTTCCGTGACGCAGTCCTATGCGGTCTCGCTGATCTATCCGGTGCCGACAGTCTCTTCGACCGCCATTCCGCAGGTGGAAGCCGGATTCACTTATACCAACGCTAACGTAAGCGGTGTCGGATTTGTGTCGGGAACCGTAGTAAGCGCCAACGGAACTCCACTCAAGACAACTTATAAGGATTGGAACGACGTCTCGGTTACCCTTCCGGTTCCAGGAGACGCCAGCGGAGTCTTGTCGTTGAAAGCAACCAATCCATCTCCGGGAGGAGGTGCGGGGGCAAGCTACAATCAGCCCGTTCAGCCGGCATCGATCGCACTTACAGCCAAGGACGCGGACGGCACGAACACCGGAACAGCGCGACTAGGCGTGACCGTCAAAATGGCTGCGGTGGTAACTGGGTCTGTTACGAAAACTGTCGACTGGAGTTTGACTGGTGCCGGGAGTATTTCCAGCAGTGGCGTCTACACGCCGCCTGCGACGATGCCGGAGAGCAGCGCCGTTATAGTGAAATCAACTCTGAGTTCGAATTCAGCAGTATCGAGTTCTTATCACCTTGCCTTATTAAATCCAACGCCAGTAATCAACAGCATGAGTCCGCTGAATGTGCCAGTTGGTGCGACAACTTCAGTAACGCTCACCGGACATGGCTTTGTTCCAGGGATTGCCGTTGTCTCGAACCTCGGTACAATTGCGAGCACAACTTATAAGTCGGCCACCTCTGTGGTTGTTCAGTTGACGCTGCCCGCCTCGGCATCGGGCACTCTGTCGTTGCAGGCGAAGAACCCTACTCCGGGCGGCGGATTGGGAGCAGCTTTGCAGTCGGGAGTCTCGACCTTACACATTACTGCCAGCAATTCAGACGGAAAAGATACTGGAACAGCGCGGCTGGGCGTGCCAGTCAGTTTGACAGCGACCGTAGCGAATTCTCAGTACGGTTCAATTAGCTGGAAGTTGCAAGGCCCGGGTAAGCTCGTGCCCTCCGGCGATACTGGCCAATATGCCACTTACACGCCTCTATCTTCCGGCTCTCTCACCACCGGCGTGACAATCACCGCTTACATGTCTTCCTACCCTGCATTGGCGACGACCTATTCACTGGATATGATCAATCCCATCCCCACCGTTACCTCGACAAACCCGGTACATGTGTTGAGCGGCGGAACGCAGCAAATCACATTAGCAGGATCAGGATTTGTTCCTGGGACGGTCGTGCTCTTCAATGGGGCTTCGCTTCCTATCTCGTATGCCAGTTACAACCAGGCAACCATACAACTGCCCGTATCCGCAACCGCGACGGGAACGCTCGACCTGAAGGTTCAGAACCCTACTCCTGGAGGGGGCACTGGAAGTACTTTTACTGAGTCGGTTACTCCAAGTTCTATCACACTTACAGCGACTGATGCCGACGGCACCAACACCGGCACGGCAGAGCTGAGCACCAACGTCACCATGGCTGCGGCTGTGAGTGGATCGGAAAAGACGGCAGTGAACTGGAGTGTGGCCGGAGCCGGCTCGATCTCGAGCAGTGGGATGTACACCGCGCCTAAGGCGCTTCCATCCAGCACCGCAGTGACCATCACCGCCGCGCTGGCCTCGAACCCTGCAATCACGGCGAGCTACCCATTGAACGTTATCAACCCCATCGCGGTCATCAACGGCTCCAGTCCCTCGCTGGCGCCTGCTGGAAAATCGACGGACATTACCTTCACCGGTACTGGTTTTATTCCAGGCACGGTGGTCCTGGTGAACGATACACCGGTGCCGACGACCTATCAGTCGGCGACATCGGTGGTTGCCGAGGTGACGGTTTCGTCAAGCGAGACCGGAAACCTCTCCATCACCGCGCAAAATCCCGCGCCTGGGGGCGGAACGAGCCTCTTCTATCTGGAGTCGATCGCGGCGTCGCTCGGCGTCAGAGCAGCGGCCCGGATCCTCGATCAGACGACGTTTGGACCGACCAACGCACTGATCTCGCATGTTCAGCAAGAGGGGATCGATGCCTGGCTGTCGGAGCAGTTCAACACCCCACAGACAGTATTGGCTCCGGTTTATGCGAATCATCCTTCCTATTGCAGTGCGGCCATCTACTGCACGGAATCGGAATGGTACCGGGCAGCGTTGACAGGCAATGATCAGCTCCGCCAGAGGGTAGCCTTCGCACTGAGCGAGCTCTATGTCATCTCGGCGTTCCCGATTACCGGAGCCGGGGTCACTCCGTACATCAACATGCTGGCTAAAGATTCCTTCACTAACTGGCACCAGATCATGACCGACGTGACGTTGTCGCCGGCCATGGGCATTTACCTGGACATGCTGGACAGCCACTCGCCGACCGGAACTGAGATAGCCGACGAGAACTACGCGCGGGAGTTCATGCAGTTATTCAACATGGGAATCTACCTTCTGAACCAGGACGGCAGCTTGCAGCTGGATGGCAACGGAAATCCGATCCCTGCCTACACCGAAGCCCAGGTGGAGGCCTTCGCTCGGGCCTTTACCGGCTGGACCTACGCCAATGCGGATGGTTCCACTCCGTCTTCCCTGATCGGCGTGCCCAACTACTCTCATCCCATGGTGGCCGTCGAGGCCGACCATGATACGAATCCCAAAACACTCTTGAACGATACGGATCCCACGTCGTACAAAGGGACGACCTTGTCGTCAGGCCAGACTGCGGAGCACGACGTGCAGGACGCGATCACCAACGTCTTCAACCATCCCAACGTTCCTCCTTTCGTCTCCAAGCAGCTCATTCAACACCTGGTCACCAGTATGCCGAGCCCCGGCTATATCTCCCGCGTGGCCTCGGTCTTCACCAACGATGGCAATGGCGTCCGCGGGAATATGACCGCGGTGCTGAATGCGATCTTTACCGATCCTGAAGCCAGGGCAGGAGACACGGATGCCTCCGCCGACGTAGGGAAGCTGCGCGAGCCGATTCTCTGGCTGACGGCGGTGATGCGCGGCCTCGGCGTCACCAACACCGACCCCAACGACTATTACGATCAGTTATCCACCTATCTGGTACCGCTTGGGGAACGGCCGTTTGCCGCGTCGAGCGTCTTCAATTTCTTCTCGCCCAGCTACGTGATTCCGGGAACGACCTTGAACGCGCCGGAGTTCGGGATCGAGAACACCGCCAGTGTCGCCACCCTGCTCACTCTGGCCGACAGGCTGATGATGAACAAGTTCGTCAGCTTCAATGTGGACCTGAGCGCCACCAGTTCTTGGGGACAGATGGCGTCCACCCCCTCGGTTCTGGTCGATGCTCTCGGCACCCTCTTCATGCATGCGGAGATGGATCCGAATATCCGCGCATCGATCATCAGCGAAGTCAGCTCGGTGACCGATTTAGGGCAACGCGTCAGGCTGGCTGTCTACCTGGTCATCACCGCGTCGCAGTACAAGGTCTCCCACTAACCCGCATCAGCCAGAACCTGCGTCCTGCTGCTCGTGCCTTCCACGGCCGGGCAGCAGCAGTCCGAATTGTGCTTCATCCAGAGAGGAATTACGACCATGAATCGTCGCAGCTTTATTCGCACCGCATCGTTAGCAGCCGCCGGACACGCCGCCGGCTTACGTCCCTTCGGCATGATGAACGCTTTCGCTCAAGGCTCCTCCGACTACAAGGCGCTCGTCTGCATCTTCCTGTTCGGGGGAAATGACGCCAACAATACCATCATCCCCTTCGACACCGCCGACTATGCCAGCTATGCGAAAATTCGCGGCCCCCTGGCGCTTGCCCAGAACACGCTGCTGCCGCTGACGCCCCTGCCGAACTACGCCCTCAATCCGAATTTGCCCGACATTCAGTCGCTCTTCAATAATGGAAAGGCCGCGATCGTGGCCAACGTCGGCACCCTGGTGCAGCCGCTGACCCGCACCCAATACCTGGCCTCGCAGTCGCTTGCGCCGAGCAGCCTGTTCTCGCATCCCGACCAGCAATTGCAGTGGCAGAACTATCCTCAGTCGGGGGCGACGCCCACCGGCTGGGCCGGCCGCATCGCCGACTACATGGCCCCCATCTACAATCCGAACGGGCAAGTTCCGATGGTCACCTC includes these proteins:
- a CDS encoding bifunctional YncE family protein/alkaline phosphatase family protein, with the protein product MSRNTSHQNSRRKPGNGSRDNRLTILASALSMGLSVPAFAQSVPFPTYTPGPQPDGSYVVSDGTIITPAGTQVDLGIEVRAKAVALNPTGNHTAAVLTMGTSAANGNGAVEVFDTKTGAVLQSYSSLAGTDSSGSHVGITYSPDGKYLLFSQDSSFVAIAKVDPTTGKLSDYAHVSVPIDGSLFEIEGTPFDYKFDTVTCFPHLPIGTDGSYAHACGHTVGTNPSAYPLGIAVSPDGKTAYSVLDVNDTLTKIDLTASTPKEGAQIRVGNVPHSVIISPDGATAYVSNEAGRIAKEDDHQLYSDGTPVVADAETGATSTGTVSVVDLSTFKVTKTIFTGLHPTGMAFWGKYLLVANAYDDNISVIDTGVNQVVRTIGLGLPIRVPGEKKAAYGAGPNSIAVDPDHDIAYVALYNANSIAVVDLDSVSKDAILGLIPTAYAPSSIVLDHKDRVLIVANDKGIGTKGIPPQNSFGTAHGVTSYNTHQDLGTASIIPLPGVDTLADWTNQVYLNNHWDLTRNIKTAAGGDPHLKAVALPKKIGDPSLIKHVFLIIRENRTYDQILGDVIGGNGDPSLAVFGAGVTPNAHALVERFPLLDNFYDPSRQSADGHNWIVQAMAPYSDDIQSPDWVRDYPSNGGDAIAYQKKGHIWDQAVKAGIRFKNFGEYIEWNSFVVPGCTPIPNFSGSCHPTWSHFYADTQAYESKTEPQLKYYRSVQSHSPLPNLINNTDRKYPQFDLDIPDQYRVDVWKQNFEEDVKAGTVPQLSIMWISSDHTGGPPTAVAMQADNDLAVGRFVDIISHSPVWDSSAIFIEEDDAQDGVDHVDGHRSPGYVISPYVRQGGVVDSTYYTQVNMTRTIEQILGLTPMNQFDLVASPMRTLFVDDPPADNFKPWSHVPNLIPLDQGVNQTTASLKDESPAVKALRVGWMKKKAQVFAGKHTKPDSEDSDTVNHLNWYEATGFTRPYPGEAKVRPASDFKHRKAPEAGADLDD
- a CDS encoding DUF1800 family protein codes for the protein MLITMVTAVGSAYCQGQQSIQITATNSDGSNTGSARLNTPVSLTAQVSAGPDQVVNWSLTGEGSVSALTNNTAKYTPPLTMPSSRSVTIKAYLHAAPSVTQSYAVSLIYPVPTVSSTAIPQVEAGFTYTNANVSGVGFVSGTVVSANGTPLKTTYKDWNDVSVTLPVPGDASGVLSLKATNPSPGGGAGASYNQPVQPASIALTAKDADGTNTGTARLGVTVKMAAVVTGSVTKTVDWSLTGAGSISSSGVYTPPATMPESSAVIVKSTLSSNSAVSSSYHLALLNPTPVINSMSPLNVPVGATTSVTLTGHGFVPGIAVVSNLGTIASTTYKSATSVVVQLTLPASASGTLSLQAKNPTPGGGLGAALQSGVSTLHITASNSDGKDTGTARLGVPVSLTATVANSQYGSISWKLQGPGKLVPSGDTGQYATYTPLSSGSLTTGVTITAYMSSYPALATTYSLDMINPIPTVTSTNPVHVLSGGTQQITLAGSGFVPGTVVLFNGASLPISYASYNQATIQLPVSATATGTLDLKVQNPTPGGGTGSTFTESVTPSSITLTATDADGTNTGTAELSTNVTMAAAVSGSEKTAVNWSVAGAGSISSSGMYTAPKALPSSTAVTITAALASNPAITASYPLNVINPIAVINGSSPSLAPAGKSTDITFTGTGFIPGTVVLVNDTPVPTTYQSATSVVAEVTVSSSETGNLSITAQNPAPGGGTSLFYLESIAASLGVRAAARILDQTTFGPTNALISHVQQEGIDAWLSEQFNTPQTVLAPVYANHPSYCSAAIYCTESEWYRAALTGNDQLRQRVAFALSELYVISAFPITGAGVTPYINMLAKDSFTNWHQIMTDVTLSPAMGIYLDMLDSHSPTGTEIADENYAREFMQLFNMGIYLLNQDGSLQLDGNGNPIPAYTEAQVEAFARAFTGWTYANADGSTPSSLIGVPNYSHPMVAVEADHDTNPKTLLNDTDPTSYKGTTLSSGQTAEHDVQDAITNVFNHPNVPPFVSKQLIQHLVTSMPSPGYISRVASVFTNDGNGVRGNMTAVLNAIFTDPEARAGDTDASADVGKLREPILWLTAVMRGLGVTNTDPNDYYDQLSTYLVPLGERPFAASSVFNFFSPSYVIPGTTLNAPEFGIENTASVATLLTLADRLMMNKFVSFNVDLSATSSWGQMASTPSVLVDALGTLFMHAEMDPNIRASIISEVSSVTDLGQRVRLAVYLVITASQYKVSH